TCGACTCCTCGCCCTCACCGACCGCGACGGCTGTTGGCGACCATGGCGCTTCGCCGATCGCGTCGAGCCGCTGCCTGCGCCGACGGCCGATCATGCCGGTGCGCCATGGCAGATGGGCACGCATACATGGGTCGGGCTCGACGACGGGCGACTGCTCGTCACCTGGTTCGACCAGGGTTTCGGCCGGCTGTCGCTACTCGACGGCGATACGCGAACGGATCTCGCACCGTCGTACACCCGCTTCCGCGCCCTCGCCGCCGACGGCGGAACGCTGTACGCGATCGCCGCATCGCCCACGCGACCGTCGACGGTGCTCGCCATCGATGCCGCGACGGGCACGGTGACGGTCGTGGCGGGCGGCGAATCGCCCCTCCCGGACGAATGCGTCACGGTGCCACGCGCCATCTCGTGGCCCGTGGGCGAGGCGACGGCACGGGGCTTCCTCTACCTGCCCAAGGGCATCGAGCGACCGCCGCTGGTGGTCTTCGTCCACGGCGGTCCCACCTCGGCCACGCATCCGGTCTTCGACGCCCGCATCCAGTTCTGGGCCGGCCAGGGCTTCGCCGTGGCCGACGTGAACTACCGCGGCAGTACCGGCTACGGACGCGCGTATCGCGATGCCTTGCACGAAGCCTGGGGCGTGGTCGACGTGGACGACGCCTGCGCGGTGGTGCCATGGCTGGCCGCGCAAGGTCTCGTCGATCCCGCGCGCGCCTTCATTCGCGGCAGCAGCGCGGGTGGGTATACCGTGCTTTGCGCGCTGGCGTTTCGCGACGTTTTCCGCGGCGGCGGCAGCCTCTACGGGGTGAGCGATCCGCTGGCGCTGGGCAGGGCCACGCACAAGTTCGAGGCCGATTACCTCGACTGGCTCATCGGCGACCCCGTGGCCGACGAGGCACGCTATCGCGAGCGCACACCGCTGCTGCACGCCGACGGCATCGACGTGCCGGTGATCTTCTTCCAGGGCCTGCGCGATGCCGTGGTGGTGCCCGAACAGACCGAATCGATGGTGGCGGCCCTCCGCGCACGAGGCGTGCCGTGCGAATACCATGCCTACCCCGACGAGCGGCACGGCTTCCGCCAGGCGGCCAACCTCGCCCATGCGCTGGAGCACGAGCACGCGTTCTATGCGCGTTTGGCGTCCGCGGATTAACCCGCCAAGCGACGCAACTTCAACGCGACGGCCAGGCCGCCGAGCACCAGCAGCGTGACGTAGCCCGCCACGCCCGCCCAACCGGCGTGCGTCCACGCGAGCCCACCGAGCGAACCGGCGATGCTCGAACCCATGTAGTACGAGAACAGATAGAACGACGACGCGTGCGCCCTGGCGACGGCGGCGCGCTTGCCCACCCAGCTGCTCGCGATCGAGTGCCCGCCGAAGAAACCGAAGGTCAGCATCGCGATGCCGCCGACGATCGCCCACAGCGCGTGCAACGTGGTGAGTCCCACGCCCGCCAGCATGATGACGAGCGTGATCCAGAGCACGTGGCGCCGCCCCAGCCGCCCCGCGATCGACCCCATCCACGCGGAACTGCCGACGCCGATGAGGTACACCATGAAGATGGCGCCCACATGCGACTGCGAGAGCGAGAACGGCGGCGCCAGCAGTCGATACGAGGCGTAGTTGTACACCGTGACGAAGGCCCCCATGAGCAGGAAGCCCTCGGCGAACAGCCACGGCAATCCCGCGTCACGCCAGAGCGAGCCGAAGGCCGAGGCCAACGCGCGGGGATGCGCGCGGCGACGCTCGAAATGCATCGACGGCGGCAGGCCCTTCGCCACGAGCGCGGCGGCGATGAGGCCCAGCATGCCGATCACGCCCACGGCGACACGCCACGACGCGTGGTCGGCGGCGAAACCCGCGATGAGGCGACCGCCCATGCCGCCGATGGCGTTGCCACCGATGTAAAGGCCCATGGCGAAGCCGAGCGAGTCGGCGTGGATTTCCTCGCTCACGTAGGTCATCGCCACCGCCGGCAGGCCGGCGAGCGTCACGCCGAGCAAGGCCCGCAGCACGAGCAGGGTGCTCCAGTCGGTCGCCACGGCCGAGGCCAACACCAACAGCGACGAGCCCAGCAGCGAGGCGAGCATGATGGGCTTGCGGCCCCATGCGTCGGACAACGCGCCGGCGAACAGCATCGCCACGGCCAGTACGCCGGTGGTGAGCGACAGGGAAAGCGAACTTTCCGCCGCGTTCACGCCGAACGAGTGCGACAACGCGGGCATCAGCGGCTGCACGCAGTACAACAGGCCGAAGGTGGCGAAACCGGACGAGAACAGGGCGAGATTGGTGCGCCGGAAGGCGGGCGTGCCGTGCCGTATGCGCCGGTCGGCGGTGATATCGATGGCGTGGGTCATGCGACAAGGCTAGACCCTGAATTGAGTCGAATCGATATCGCGAAACGTCCGGTTCGATATGTCCGGCGAATCATCGCCAGCCCGATTCGCCGATACGATCGGCTCCCACCCCTATGGTCGCCGAACGCTTGCTACCGAAGGGGTGGGAGCCGATCGTATCGGCGAACCCACGAAGCCAGGCACGCCTGGGTGACTTAACGGTCGGCCTCCGCAGACCCACCCCCATCCCATTGGACCGCGGACGCCATTTCCTCGTCCGACAAAGCCAACGCCCCCGCGGCGTCCCCCATCTGGACCGTCACCACCCGCCCGTCCCGCCTCGACAACTCCCGCTCCCCCGCCCCTTCCCGCACCTTCGCCTGCGCGTCGTCCCCGCTGCGCAGCGTCAGCACCGTTTTGCCGTCGGCGACGAACCTCACCCCATGCCCCGATTCCAACGGCACGGCCTGCACCACGCCCGCCCATCGCGGCGGTCCGGTGAAGGTGTAACCGGCGGCGGCATCGTGCCAGGCGAAGCGGCGCATGGGTTGCGCCTCCGGAGCGGGCGAACGGTGCATCCCAGGCGGCGCCTGTTGGGACAGGGGAAGGCCGACGAGCAGCGCGAGAACGAGGGTCTTCATGAGAAACCTCCCTTGACGGTCTCTCCAGCCTACGCCGATCTCGCCACGCGCCGTCAGGCGCCGCGATCGGCGCTTACCGCGGGGTCAGGCACCGATTCGCGGCCACTCGCCCAGGCGAACGCGACGATGCCCGCCACGATCGCCACCGCGCCGCACGCGGCCAACGGGCCCGGAAACGATTCACCGAGAAAGACGACGCCGATCGCCGTGGCGAACAGCAGCTCGGCCGCCTGCATCGCCTCCACCGCGGCCAGCGCGGTCGGCTGCCGCCCCACCCGCTCGGTGGCATGGAAGAACAGCACGGTGGCAATCACGCCCGACGACAGGGCCACCCCGCCGGCCAGCATCACCTCGCGCCACGAAGGTGGCCCCGCCACGATCCACGACACGACCGCCAGCACCCACCAGAAAGGCCAGCTCGACAGCGTCATGCCGAACACGCGCTGCACGGCGCCCAACCGCGTGCCGGTGCGCTCCAGGTGCAGGAGGATCATCCGGTTGCCCAGGGGATACGCGAACGCCGCGAAGACCACGGCGGCCACCGCCAGCCAGGCCGACGCGTCGAGTGCGCCGTGCGCGTGGCCGAACTGAAGCAACAGCACGCCGGCGACGATCAGGGCGCCGATCGCCAATACGCCGCCGTGCCAGCGCGCGCGTTCGTCGCGATAGATGAACGGCGCGAGCAACGGGCCGGCGAGCACGGTGGTCTGGAAGCTTCCCGCCACCAGCCACGACGGACCGCTGCTGGCTGCCCACGTCAACGGCACGCCGAACAGCACGAAACCGACGCCGCTCCACGCGAGCCACGTGCGTGGATGGGTACGCAGTTCGCGCGGCAGTTCGCCCAGGCCGCCCTGGAACGGCAACACGATCGCGAGCAACGGCAAGGTGAGGAGGTAACGCAGGATCACCGCCCACTGCCAATGGCCGCCGCCGCTGACCACGGCGCGGTTGAGCACGTAGGTGAGGGTGAAGAACAGCGCGGAGAGGAGCGCGATGGCGACGGCTTTGGTGGCGTTGGATGGCATGGGCGGACTATGCCAGAGCTCAGACGGGTTCGAGATGCGTGAGCAACAAGCGCACGCTCTCCCTGCCCTGCCAGTCGTTGACCGTCAACTCATACGCCGCGCGAAACCGCTGCGGCGGCGGCGTGCCGTCGTAGCAACCGAACATCACCGCATCGAGCGGTACGCCGCCCTGCGTGTGGCGCAATTGCAGGCGAAGGTGGCGCGTGCCCATCGGTTTCCACGACGCGCACTCGAACACGTTCTCGAACAGCGGCGGCGGGAAACCCTGCCCCCACGGCCCGGCATGGCGAAGCTGCCGCGCGAGGTCGAGCGTGTGGTCGCGGTAGTCGAGCTCACCGTCGGTATGGATGCAGGCCTGCAGGCGCTCGTCGTCGAGGTGCGCGCGGGCCACCATGTCGAACGCGGCGGCGAAACGGGCGAAGTCGCTCGCCCTGAGGCTCAGGCCGGCCGCCATCGCGTGACCGCCGAAGCGCAACACGAGGCCGGGATGCCGCGCATCGATTTCCGCCAGCGCGTCGCGGATATGGAAGCCGGGAATCGACCGTGCCGAACCGCGCAATTCGTCGCTCTCGTCGCCGGCCGGCGCGAACGCCAGCACGGGGCGATGCAGTTTTTCCTTGAGCTTGGACGCCACCAGTCCGACCACGCCGGCATGCCAGCCGGGATCGAACAACGCCACGCCCACCGCGTCCACGTGCGCGGCTTTCGCCACCATGCGCTCGGCTTCGTCGACCATGCCGGCCTGCACTTCGCGACGTTCCTGGTTGATGGCCGACAGCTGCTCCGCGTACCGCCGCGCGATATGGACGTCGTCGGTCAGCAGGCAGGCCACGCCGAGCGACATGTCTTCCAGTCGGCCGGCCGCGTTGAGGCGTGGCCCGATGGCGAAGGCGAGGTCCGTGGCGGCCACGGAAGACACCGAGCGGTTGCTCGCCTCGACCAGGGCCACGATGCCCGCGCAGGCGCGTCCGGCACGCATGCGCTTCAGGCCCGCCTCGACGAGCACGCGATTGTTGAAATCCAGCGGCACCAGGTCGGCGACGGTGCCCAGCGCGACGAGGTCGAGAAGCACGCCCAGATCGGGGGTCTCTTGGGCGAAGCGACCGGCCTCGCGCATCGCCGCGCGCAGGCCGAGCAGGAGGTAGAACATCACGCCCACGCCCGCCAGCGCCTTGCTCGGAAAACCGTCGCCGGACAGGTTGGGATTCACCATGGCATCGGCGTCGGGCAGCACCTCGCCGGGCAGGTGATGGTCGGTCACCAGCACGCGGATGCCGCGCGCGCGGGCCGCCGCCACGCCAGCCACGCTCGCCACGCCGTTGTCGACCGTGACGATGAGATCGGGCGCGGGATCCAGCGATGCGACCAAGGCTTCGCCCAGGCCGTAGCCATGGATGAACCGGTTCGGCACCACGTGGCTCACATGTTTCGCGCCGAGCAACCCCAGGCCTCGAACGGCCACCGCCGTGCCGGTGGCGCCATCGCAGTCGTAGTCGCCGGCGACCACGATGCGCCAGTCCTCGTCGATCGCCCGCATCAGCAACGCCACCGCGCGATCCATGCCGCCGAGCAAGCTGGGCGCCAGCATGTGCGCCAGCTTGTGTTCGGCGCCGTCGGGCGTGCTCACCCCGCGTGCCGCGTAGAGACGCTGGACCACCGGATGCACGTGCCCGGGCCAGCCGCTGGGAGCATCGGCGGCGACGCGGCGGCGCCAGACCTTCACGGTCATGGCTTGCGCCAGAAGCGCAGGCGGTGGCGCTTGCGCAGCACCATGCGGCGGCCGTCGGCGAAAGAGAGGCGCAGCTCGTCGCCGGATTCGAGGCGCCCGCGCAGCCAGGGCCACCAGTCGCGATCGAACGCGGTGGGCTGCACGTCTTGCAGATCCAGCAAGGTGAACGGCACGTCCGCCGCGCCCACCCCGTCGGTGGGCACGCCACGGGCCACCGGGCGGGGCTGCACGTCCACGCCGGCCTTCTGACCCAGCGCCCACACCAGCAGGTCGTCGCTGTAGATGCGGCCTTGCCCGCACTCCACCCATTCGGGCATCGCGCCCGCGCCCCACAACCAGACGCTGTTCACCGGCGGAAGGCCGTCGCGCATGCGTTCGGCGTTCTGCGGCAGGTGGTGCAGCACCACCTGCGCCTCGTTGAGCAGCGCGCGCCAGCGGCGTCCTTCCTCCCCTTGCGGCAGTTGTTCGAAGAGGTCGGCGCCGAGCGCTTCTTCCGGATCGGGAAACGCGGGTACGGGCAGATTCCCCGGCACGCGCAGTTGCCAATGCTGCGGATCGCCGACGAGCAGGCTCATGCCTTGTTCGTCGAAGGTGTCGCGCAAGGCCGACACCATCGCGGTGGCGTCGTCGGCGCTTACGGCGAGGTTGCCGCAACCGAGCAGGCGCGCGCCGTTGAGTTCGGGCTGTACCCAGGCAGGATCGGCGCACACCCAAAGCACGTCGCCCGCATCCCCGGCCACCGCCTGGCGAATCAGTGCCGCGGCAGGCAGCGGGCCGCCAGGCCAGCGGAAGTGTTCGGCCAACGCATGCAGGTAACCTGGCCTGGCGACGGGAAGCTCGGTGCCGCGCGCGATCCACCCGGCGAAGTCCGCGACGACGGCGAGCTTGTCGCGTCCGGGAAGCAGGAGGTTGAGCACGCGCGTCATCGTCAGGCCTCGATCTTCTCGAGGATCTCGAGCCATTCGATCTCGAGGGCTTCCTTCTCGCCGCGCAATGCCGTCTGGCGCTGGCCCAGCCGCATCAGTTCGGCGGTGGAGCCCTCGTACACGGCGGGATCGGCGAGCTTGGTCTCGATGGACGTCAGCTCCTTGTCCATGTCGGCGATGAGCGATTCGATCTTCTTCACCCGCGCGCGCAGCGGCTTTTCCTTTTCGCGCTCTTCGGCGCTGAGCTTGCGCTTTTCTTTCGCCGACGCCTGGATGGGCGCTTCCGGCGCGGCGGAGGCCACGGCGGCGGTCTTGCGCGTGGTGGCACGGCTGCGCAGCCACTTCGCGTAGTCGTCGAGATCGCCGTCGAAGGGCTCGACCTTGCCGTCGGCCACGCGCCAGAACTCGTCGCAGACCATGCCGAGCAGGTGGCGATCGTGCGACACCAGCACCAGCGCGCCGTCGAACGCGGCCAGCGCATCGGCCAGCGCTTCGCGCATGTCGAGGTCGAGATGGTTGGTGGGCTCGTCGAGCAGCAGCAGGTTGGGCTTGTCCCACGCGATCAGCGCGAGCGCCAGGCGGGCGCGCTCGCCGCCGGAGAACGCGTCCACGGGTTCGAAGGCACGATCGCCGGGGAAATTCCAGGTGCCGAGGTAATCGCGCAGCACCTGCGCGCCTGCGTTAGGGGCTTTCTGCTGGAGATGGTCGAAGGGACTGGAGCCCTCGATGAGGCTTTCCACGGTGTGCTGGGCGAAGTAACCGATCTTCGTGTCCTTGTGGAAACCGCGTTCGCCCGTCATCGGCGCAAGGTCGCCCACCAGCGACTTCACCATGGTGGACTTGCCCGCGCCGTTGGGCCCGAGCAGGCCGATGCGGTCGCCGGACTCCAGGCCAAAGGCCACGTCGCGCAGCACCACGTGCGATCCGTAGCCCGCATCGATGTGGTCGAGTTGGAGCATCGAGGTGGGCAGGCGCTCAGGCGCGGGGAAGGAGAAGCTGAAAGAACGTTCGGCGCGCACGGCCTCGGTGCCGGCCATCTTCTCCAGCCGCTTCATGCGCGACTGCGCCTGCTTGGCCTTGCTGGCCTTCGCCTTGAAGCGGTCGATGAAGGACTGCAGGTGCGCGCGCTCGGCCTGCTCGCGCTCATGCGCGATCTGCTGCTGGCGCAGGTGCTCGGCGCGCTGGCGCTCGAACTGCGTGTAGTTGCCCGTGTAGGGCTTCGCCGTACCGTCATGCAGGTGCATCGTGTGCGAGATCACGCCGTCGAGGAATTCGCGGTCGTGCGAAATGATCAGCAGGGTGCCCTGGTAGCGGCGCAGCCATTCCTCCAGCCAGAGCACGGCATCGAGGTCGAGGTGGTTGGTGGGCTCGTCGAGCAGCAGGAGGTCGGACGGTGCCATCAGCGCGCGGGCGAGGTTCAGGCGAACGCGCCAGCCGCCGGAGAACGAGGCCACCGGCTGCTCGTGCGTTTCGGGGCTGAAACCCAGGCCGTGCATCAGGCGGCCGGCGCGCGAGCGCGCGTCGTAGCCGTTGAGTTCCTCGATGCGATGGTGCGCGGCGGCCACGGCTTCGTGGTTTTCCGCGAGGTAGGCGTCCTGTTCGGCCTTGAGCGCGGCGGCCACCTCCACGTCGCCGCCGAGCACGTACTCGATGGCGGGGTCGGGCAAGGCGGGGGTTTCCTGCGCCACCGAGGCCAGGCGCACCTTCGAGGGCATGTCCAGATCGCCCACCTCGGGCTCGAGTTCGCCCTTGAGCGCCGCGAACAGCGTGGACTTGCCGCAGCCGTTGCGGCCGATGACGCCCAGGCTCCAGCCGGTCTGGATGGTGAGGTCCATCTGCGACAGCAGCGTGCGGCTGCCCCGGCGCAGGGCGAGGTTGCGGAACGAGATCATGGCGTGAGGTCAGGCGTGTAGGCGACTGCGCATGATAGCCGCCCGGCCATGCCCCCGTCGCCCGAAACGCGACGCAGCACACAGCCGTGAAGGCCGCCGCGCGGCTCCCGTGGCGTGCCAGGGGGCGATCTGCTACAACGGCGTCCTGCGCCGCATGGGGAGCGCAACGGAGCCGATATGCACACTTTCAAGCCTGTTTTCCTCGCGCTCGCGCTGGCGGCGGCCGCCTCGTCCGTCCACGCCGGCGACGACCTCCTCGTGCATCGCGTGCAACAGGAAAAGGGCATGAACCTGCCCGCCAAGGGCATGACCATGGCCGAGGTGGAGAAGCGCTTCGGCGCACCCACGTCGAAGCTCGACGCCCGCGGCGGCGGCAGCCGCCGGCAGCCGGTGATCAATCGCTGGATGTATCCGGGGTACATCGTCTATTTCGAGCGCAGCCGGGTCATTCACACGGTGCTCAATACGCCGGCCGGGAACAACAAGGATCCCTCGAATCCGAGGTGATCGCTCCGCGATGGGGGTCACCGGGCGCAGGTCACCCGGAAGCCTTACACTAGTGGGCTTCCTCCAAGCCCCCTAGCCGACCATGACCGACACCTCCTACCGCCTGCCCGCCGAATGGGAGCCGCAGGCCGGCGTACTCATCGCCTGGCCGCATGCGGGCACCGACTGGGCCGACCGCCTGGCCGAGGTGGAAACCACCTACGTGGCCCTCGCGGCGGCGGTCACCCGCTTCGAACCGCTGCACGTCATCGTGGCCGACGCCGAGCTGCGCGAGCGCGCCCGGTCGCTGGCCGAACAGGCGGGTGCCGACATGTCGCGCCTGCACTTCATCGAGCTGCCCTACGACGACACCTGGCTGCGCGATTCCGGACCGATCACGCTCACCGGCCCGAACGGCGTGCTGCTCAACGATTACCGCTTCACCGGCTGGGGCGGCAAGTTCGGCGCCGAGCAGGACGACGCGATCATCGCCGGCCTGCTCCAGCGCGGCGTGCTTTCGGGCCTGCCGCACAAGCGCATCGACTGGGCGCTGGAAGGCGGCGGCATCGAGAGCGACGGCAAGGGCACCATCCTCACCACCTGGAAGTGCCTGGTGCAGCGCCATCCCACGCTCACCCGCGAGTCGATGACCGGGACGCTCGCCACCACCCTGCACGCCGACCGCGTGCTGTGGCTGGACAACGGCTACCTTGAAGGCGACGACACCGACGCCCATATCGACACCCTCGCGCGCTTCAGCCCGGACGGCGGCATCGTCTACCAGGCCTGCGACGACGCCAGCGATCCGCACTTCGGCGAACTGGGCCGCATGGCCGCCGAACTCGCCGCATTGCGTACGCCGGAAGGCGAGCCGTACGTGTTGCACCCGTTGCCCTGGGCCCAGCCGATCATCGACGAAGGTCGCCGCCTCGCGGCGTCCTACGCCAACTACCTGATCGTCAACGGCGCGGTGCTGGTGCCCGCGTATGGCGATCGCGTCGACGCCGACGCCGCGCGCGTCATCGGCCTGGCCCATCCGGGCCGCGAGGTGGTGCAGGTGCCGTGCCGTCCGCTGATCTGGCAGAACGGCAGCCTGCATTGCATCACCATGCAGCTTCCGGCCGCGATCGCCCATTGAATTCGAGGAAGAACGACATGACCCGCAAGACCCTCAAGGTCGCCCTCCTCCAGGACATCGACCACGGCAGCCGCGACGCCAACCTCGACGCCATCGAAGCCGGCCTGCGCAAGGCCGCCGCGGCCGGTGCCGAACTGGTGCTGCTGCAGGAGCTGCACAACGGCCCGTACTTCTGCCAGCGCGAGAGCGTGGAGGTGTTCGACCTCGCCGAGACGATTCCCGGCCCGGGCACCGATCGCGTCGGCGCGCTCGCCGAGGAACTCAAGCTGGTGGTCGTCGCCTCGATCTTCGAGAAGCGCGCCACGGGGCTCTATCACAACACCGCGGTGGTGTTCGACCGCTCGCGCGAGATCGCCGGCAAGTATCGCAAGATGCACATCCCCGACGATCCGGCGTTCTACGAGAAGTTCTACTTCACGCCCGGCGACCTCGGCTTCGAACCCATCCGCACCTCCGTGGGCAAGCTCGGCGTGCTCGTGTGCTGGGACCAGTGGTATCCGGAAGCGGCCCGCCTGATGGCGCTGGCCGGCGCCGACCTGTTGTTCTACCCCACCGCCATCGGCTGGGATCCCAACGACGGCGATGAGGAAAAGGCCCGCCAGCGCGAGGCGTGGATCACCGTGCAGCGCGGCCACGCCGTCGCCAACGGCCTCCCCCTGCTCGCGTGCAACCGCACGGGTTACGAGGCCGATCCGTCGAACGTCGGCGCGGGCATCCAGTTCTGGGGTTCGAGCTTCGTCGCCGGTCCGCAGGGCGAATTTCTCGCCCAGGCCGGCACCGACGCGCCGGAAGTCCTGCTGTGCGACGTCGACATGGAGCGTAGCGAGCACGTTCGCCGCATCTGGCCGTTCCTGCGCGATCGCCGCATCGACGCCTACGGCGACCTGACCAAGCGCTTCCGCGACTGACGCCCACGCCCAAGGACACACCACGCGCATGATGCCCATCGAGAACGACGCCGCCCTGCCCGCCGCGCTGGAAGGCCAACCCATCGAGCGCGTCACGCGCGACGGCGTGGAATACGTCATCCTCGGCACGGCGCACGTGTCGCGCGCCAGCGTGCAGGCCGTGGAGGCGCTGCTCGATCGCGAGCACTTCGACGCCGTGGCGGTGGAGCTGTGCGCCAGCCGCGCGCAAGGCATCCGCGACCCGGAAGCCTTCAAGCAGATGGATCTCTTCCAGGTCATCCGCCAGGGCAAGGCCGGCATGGTCGCGGCCAGTCTCGTGCTCGGCTCGTTCCAGAAACGCCTCGCCTCGCAGTACGGGATCGAGCCCGGCGCGGAAATGAAGGCCGCGATGGATGGCGCCGAAGCACGCGGCACCCCGGTGTGGCTGGTCGACCGCGAGGTCGGCACCACGCTCAAGAGGGCATGGCGCAGCGTGGGCTTTTTCCAGCGCTTCGGCCTCCTCGCCGGCATGCTCGGCAGCGTGTTCGAGCGCGAGGACATCGCCGAGGAAGACATCGAGAAGCTCAAGCAGTCCGACCTTCTCGAAAGCGCCTTCAGCGATTTCGCCAAGGGCTCGGCGCCGCTCTACCGGGCGTTGATCGCCGAGCGCGACGAATTCATGGCCGCGCGCCTGCGCGAGAACGGCGCGCGCATGGATCCCGGCGCGCCGACGCGCAAGGTTCTGGTGGTCATCGGCGCGGGGCACCTCAAGGGCATGAGCGCACAGCTCGCCGAACAGCACGGCAATGCGCGCGACATCGCCGACGAACTGGCCGTGACGCCGCCCGCCTCGAAGTGGCCCAAGGTGATCGCCGTGGGCCTCGTGCTGGCGATCTTCGCCGTCATCGGCTACGCCTTCTACCGCAATCCCAGCCTCGGCAAGGACGCCCTGCTCGACTGGGTACTGCTCACCGGCGGCCTGTCCGCGCTGGGCGCGCTCATCGCCGGCGCGCATCCCCTGAGCATCGTGGCCGCCTTCGTGGCGGGGCCGATCAAGCCGTTCCGTCCCGGCATTCCCTCGGGCGCGATCAGCGCGATGGCCGAGGCCTGGATACGCAAGCCGCGGGTGGGCGACTTCGAACGGCTGCGCGACGACATCACCCACTGGACCGGCTGGTGGAAGAACCGCGTGGCCAGGACGCTGCTCAACTTCTTCCTGGTCTGCATCGGCACCATCGCCGGCGAGTACATCGCGGGCATCCATATCCTCAAGATCATCCTCTGAGGCCGGGTGAGTTGTCCGTCGTCGCGTACCGCTTCTATACTCCAGCGGATACTCGACCCCGGCCCCGCCCGGCACCCAGGGAACTCTTGATGAAGCGTTCGTATCTGATTGGTCTGATCGTCGTAGCTTTGTGCGCCGCATCCGCCGCGCATGCCGAAGGGGACAAAACCAAGGGGCGGCAGCTGGTCTACACCTGCCATGGATGCCACGGCGTGCCGGGCTATGCCAACGCCTATCCCGATTACCACGTGCCGCACATCGCGGGCCAGAACGAGCAATACCTCGTCAACGCGCTGAAGGCCTACAAGAATGGCGAGCGCAAGCACCCCACCATGGGCGCGCAGGCGCAGAGCATGTCCGACGACGAGATCGCCGACATCGCCGCCTATCTCTCCAGTCTCGCCAAGTAAGCCGCCGAGGACGACACGATGACCCGTGGGTTCACCCTGATTGCCGTCGCCGCCCTGCTGGCGCTCGCCACCACCGCCGCATCCGCCGCCGGCGATCCCGCCAGGGGCAAGACGAAGGTCGCCACCTGCGTGGCCTGCCATGGGCAGGACGGCAATGCCGTCGATCCGCAGTATCCGCGCCTCGCCGGCCAGTATTCCGATTACCTCGCGCAGTCGCTGCACGAGTACAAGGACGGCCGCCGCGGCAACGCCATCATGAAGGGCTTCGCCGCCACGCTGTCCGACCAGGACATCGAGGACATTTCCGCGTATTTCTCCAGCATGCCGACGAAATTGTCGGGGCTGGAGGGTCATGTGCAGGGCGATTGACACCCCCATCGCGGACAGGGTCCGCTCCCACCCTTCGGTAGGCAGGCTTGCTACCGGAGAGTGGGAGCGGACCCTGTCCGCATGGGATCTCGCGAATCCCCTCAGCCCACCTTGCGTGCGAAGTAGGGATCCTCTCCCGTCTCGTGGTCGGTGGCGTCACGCACCTCGGTCACTTCCGGAATACGCTCGCGCAGCGTCTTTTCCACGCCGTTCTTCAACGTGACGTCGACCATGCCGCAACCGTGGCAGCCGCCGCCGAAGCGCAGCACCACCACGCCGTCCGACGTGACCTCCACCAGCGAGATGCGCCCGCCGTGCGAGGCGATCTGCGGCGCGATCTCCGTCTCCAGCACGTAACGCACCCGCTCCACCAGGCCGGCTCCTTCGCCGGGCGCCTCGCCCTTGATGCGCGGCGCGCGGATGTTGAGCTGGCTGCCGGTTGGCGTCATCTCGTAGTCGATGTTGGCCGGGTCGAGCCAGCGCATGCTTTCGCCATCGACGTAGAGGTTGAAGCCCTGGCATTCGATGGTCCACTCGTCGCCGGTGAGTTCCGCCGGGCCGCAGAATTCCAGCTCGCATTGCGCGGCCGGCGTGCCCGCCGAGACCACGCGCAGGCGGATGCCCAGGCCAGGCTCGTCCTGCTGGGCCAGCAGGCGTTGGAAATGCGCCTGCGCGCGTTCCGAAATGTCGATCATGGGGGCTCCG
This window of the Luteibacter aegosomatis genome carries:
- a CDS encoding phosphoglycerate mutase, whose amino-acid sequence is MTRVLNLLLPGRDKLAVVADFAGWIARGTELPVARPGYLHALAEHFRWPGGPLPAAALIRQAVAGDAGDVLWVCADPAWVQPELNGARLLGCGNLAVSADDATAMVSALRDTFDEQGMSLLVGDPQHWQLRVPGNLPVPAFPDPEEALGADLFEQLPQGEEGRRWRALLNEAQVVLHHLPQNAERMRDGLPPVNSVWLWGAGAMPEWVECGQGRIYSDDLLVWALGQKAGVDVQPRPVARGVPTDGVGAADVPFTLLDLQDVQPTAFDRDWWPWLRGRLESGDELRLSFADGRRMVLRKRHRLRFWRKP
- a CDS encoding ABC-F family ATP-binding cassette domain-containing protein, coding for MISFRNLALRRGSRTLLSQMDLTIQTGWSLGVIGRNGCGKSTLFAALKGELEPEVGDLDMPSKVRLASVAQETPALPDPAIEYVLGGDVEVAAALKAEQDAYLAENHEAVAAAHHRIEELNGYDARSRAGRLMHGLGFSPETHEQPVASFSGGWRVRLNLARALMAPSDLLLLDEPTNHLDLDAVLWLEEWLRRYQGTLLIISHDREFLDGVISHTMHLHDGTAKPYTGNYTQFERQRAEHLRQQQIAHEREQAERAHLQSFIDRFKAKASKAKQAQSRMKRLEKMAGTEAVRAERSFSFSFPAPERLPTSMLQLDHIDAGYGSHVVLRDVAFGLESGDRIGLLGPNGAGKSTMVKSLVGDLAPMTGERGFHKDTKIGYFAQHTVESLIEGSSPFDHLQQKAPNAGAQVLRDYLGTWNFPGDRAFEPVDAFSGGERARLALALIAWDKPNLLLLDEPTNHLDLDMREALADALAAFDGALVLVSHDRHLLGMVCDEFWRVADGKVEPFDGDLDDYAKWLRSRATTRKTAAVASAAPEAPIQASAKEKRKLSAEEREKEKPLRARVKKIESLIADMDKELTSIETKLADPAVYEGSTAELMRLGQRQTALRGEKEALEIEWLEILEKIEA
- a CDS encoding agmatine deiminase family protein, producing the protein MTDTSYRLPAEWEPQAGVLIAWPHAGTDWADRLAEVETTYVALAAAVTRFEPLHVIVADAELRERARSLAEQAGADMSRLHFIELPYDDTWLRDSGPITLTGPNGVLLNDYRFTGWGGKFGAEQDDAIIAGLLQRGVLSGLPHKRIDWALEGGGIESDGKGTILTTWKCLVQRHPTLTRESMTGTLATTLHADRVLWLDNGYLEGDDTDAHIDTLARFSPDGGIVYQACDDASDPHFGELGRMAAELAALRTPEGEPYVLHPLPWAQPIIDEGRRLAASYANYLIVNGAVLVPAYGDRVDADAARVIGLAHPGREVVQVPCRPLIWQNGSLHCITMQLPAAIAH
- a CDS encoding carbon-nitrogen hydrolase — encoded protein: MTRKTLKVALLQDIDHGSRDANLDAIEAGLRKAAAAGAELVLLQELHNGPYFCQRESVEVFDLAETIPGPGTDRVGALAEELKLVVVASIFEKRATGLYHNTAVVFDRSREIAGKYRKMHIPDDPAFYEKFYFTPGDLGFEPIRTSVGKLGVLVCWDQWYPEAARLMALAGADLLFYPTAIGWDPNDGDEEKARQREAWITVQRGHAVANGLPLLACNRTGYEADPSNVGAGIQFWGSSFVAGPQGEFLAQAGTDAPEVLLCDVDMERSEHVRRIWPFLRDRRIDAYGDLTKRFRD
- a CDS encoding TraB/GumN family protein, which gives rise to MMPIENDAALPAALEGQPIERVTRDGVEYVILGTAHVSRASVQAVEALLDREHFDAVAVELCASRAQGIRDPEAFKQMDLFQVIRQGKAGMVAASLVLGSFQKRLASQYGIEPGAEMKAAMDGAEARGTPVWLVDREVGTTLKRAWRSVGFFQRFGLLAGMLGSVFEREDIAEEDIEKLKQSDLLESAFSDFAKGSAPLYRALIAERDEFMAARLRENGARMDPGAPTRKVLVVIGAGHLKGMSAQLAEQHGNARDIADELAVTPPASKWPKVIAVGLVLAIFAVIGYAFYRNPSLGKDALLDWVLLTGGLSALGALIAGAHPLSIVAAFVAGPIKPFRPGIPSGAISAMAEAWIRKPRVGDFERLRDDITHWTGWWKNRVARTLLNFFLVCIGTIAGEYIAGIHILKIIL